In Mesorhizobium sp., one DNA window encodes the following:
- a CDS encoding helix-turn-helix domain-containing protein: MDKRDLSGLFRERLSRLVERAGTSQSAFAASVGIDRSALSQLLSGATTRLPRAETLLSIAAEHKVSLDWLLGLSQDEGSTGELRASLEIEEEQGGYDHTLLAKWHAEAAGTKIRYVPAGLPDLLRSDELIAYEAHQSHRNLEAKIDEAQYRVDYNRRPETDMEVCMPRHTLEIFAEGRGIWSGAPAALRRRQLSHMADLIDELYPAFRLYLYDGRVRYSIPYTIFGSIRAAIYVGDMYLVLNATQPIRTLTRHFDNLIRAAEVNAHEVAAFARRLRDRAIDRI, from the coding sequence GTGGACAAGCGCGATCTGTCCGGGCTCTTCCGCGAACGTCTGTCACGGCTGGTCGAACGCGCCGGCACCAGCCAGTCGGCCTTTGCGGCATCGGTCGGCATCGATCGCTCGGCGCTGTCGCAGCTTCTGTCGGGTGCGACGACGCGCCTCCCCCGCGCCGAAACGCTGCTGTCTATCGCCGCCGAACACAAGGTTTCGCTCGACTGGCTGCTCGGCCTTTCGCAGGACGAAGGCTCGACCGGCGAACTCCGGGCCAGCCTTGAAATCGAGGAGGAACAGGGCGGCTACGACCACACCCTGCTGGCGAAATGGCACGCCGAGGCGGCCGGAACCAAGATCCGCTATGTTCCCGCCGGTCTGCCCGACCTTCTCCGTTCCGACGAATTGATCGCCTACGAGGCCCACCAGTCCCATCGCAATCTGGAAGCGAAGATCGACGAGGCACAGTACCGCGTCGACTACAACCGCCGCCCCGAGACGGACATGGAAGTCTGCATGCCCCGGCACACGCTGGAGATCTTCGCCGAAGGCCGCGGTATCTGGTCGGGCGCCCCGGCCGCCCTGCGCCGCCGCCAGCTATCGCACATGGCCGACCTGATCGACGAGCTCTACCCAGCCTTCCGCCTTTACCTCTACGACGGGCGCGTCCGCTACTCGATCCCCTACACCATCTTCGGCTCCATCCGGGCGGCGATCTATGTCGGCGACATGTATCTGGTTCTCAATGCCACCCAGCCGATCCGCACCCTGACCCGCCATTTCGACAATCTGATCCGCGCCGCCGAGGTGAACGCGCACGAGGTCGCCGCCTTCGCCCGCCGCTTGCGCGACAGGGCGATTGACCGCATATAA
- a CDS encoding fatty acid desaturase: protein MTGRDMGRRGRGPGVEWPTVALITACYGVWLAAGLFVYPIWPAASLVLLGLALALHSSLIHEALHGHPTRRGWINELLVGLPLGLVYPYRRYKSLHLQHHADERLTDPFEDPESYYKARWQHETMPSWLQVLLRINNSMVGRLVVGPPLATAGFLASDMRLLWAGDRAARRAWIHHAIGLAIVLPVVVFGFGILLWLYVLVPVWMGQSIIAVRTFAEHQWSERPDGRTIIVERSPLAFFFLNNNLHLVHHKLPTVAWYKLPALFRERRDEWAAMNGGYVYPNYFALLKSYAFRAKEPVVHPVLKQQPEPGRAFRPRVRQRNLGGLGTAPVPAEPPKE from the coding sequence ATGACGGGTCGGGACATGGGGCGAAGGGGACGCGGGCCAGGCGTCGAATGGCCGACGGTGGCGTTGATCACTGCGTGCTACGGCGTCTGGCTCGCAGCCGGCCTCTTCGTCTATCCGATCTGGCCGGCTGCATCCCTTGTGCTGCTTGGTCTTGCCCTGGCGCTTCACTCGTCGCTCATTCATGAGGCGCTGCACGGGCATCCGACCCGCAGGGGTTGGATCAACGAACTGCTCGTCGGCCTGCCGCTCGGCCTCGTTTATCCCTACCGCCGCTACAAGTCGCTGCATCTCCAGCATCATGCCGACGAGCGACTGACGGACCCGTTCGAGGATCCGGAGAGCTACTACAAGGCCCGCTGGCAGCACGAGACCATGCCAAGCTGGCTGCAGGTGCTTCTGCGCATCAACAATTCGATGGTCGGCCGGCTGGTTGTCGGGCCGCCGCTCGCCACCGCCGGCTTCCTCGCCTCCGATATGCGGCTGCTGTGGGCGGGCGACCGGGCCGCGCGCCGCGCCTGGATACATCATGCGATCGGGCTCGCGATCGTGCTGCCGGTCGTGGTCTTCGGATTCGGCATTCTGCTATGGCTCTATGTGCTCGTGCCGGTGTGGATGGGCCAATCGATCATCGCGGTGCGCACTTTTGCCGAGCACCAGTGGTCGGAGCGGCCAGACGGCCGCACGATCATCGTCGAGCGCTCGCCGCTCGCCTTCTTCTTCCTGAACAACAACCTGCATCTGGTGCACCACAAGCTGCCGACCGTGGCCTGGTATAAACTGCCGGCGCTGTTCCGCGAACGTCGGGACGAATGGGCGGCGATGAATGGCGGCTACGTCTACCCGAACTATTTCGCGCTCCTGAAAAGCTACGCGTTCCGCGCCAAGGAGCCCGTCGTGCATCCGGTGCTCAAGCAGCAGCCGGAACCGGGCCGGGCGTTCCGGCCGCGCGTCAGGCAGCGCAATCTCGGCGGGCTCGGCACCGCGCCCGTGCCGGCGGAGCCGCCGAAGGAGTAG